A stretch of DNA from Natrinema salaciae:
CGTGGAGCCTCACGGAGTCCCACATTCGGTCCGCACCCCCCGAGACGAGGAGGACCGGACCCGCTATCGACTCGACGGCGATCGTCGCCTCGGCGATCGTTTCGTCGGCGGCGTCTTCGAACGACTGCGCGTAGCCGGGCTCCATCTCCATCGGCGGTTGCACGTCCCAGACCGAGTGATCGTCCGTGTACGGGACGTACGAAACCGGGTCGCTGTCAGCCGTCCACGACGGGCCCGGCGGGAACTCCCGTCGGGAGATACCCGCCCAGACGACGCCGCTCCCGTTGACCGAGACGACGGGCCCGACTGATTCGAGTCGGCTCCCGACGAGGAGCGCGAGTTCACCGCCTTTCGACGTCCCGAAAAGTCCCACCTTCGGTCCGCGGACGCCGGTCCGTTCACGCACCGATTCGACCGCGTTCTCGACGGATTCGAGCGGCACCTCCACGAGTTCCGCCGGGAGGCTATCGCGTCGGCCCTGCCAGTCGAAGTACTGCACGGCGAGCGCGACGAATCCGTGTGACGCCAGCAACTGTGCTACCCCGTCGGCAGGTTCCCCGCTCGACCCGTGGAGCACGACCACCGCCGGTGCCGGTTCGCTCCCCGGTGGGTCGTAGATCCGGCCGACGAACGACTCGCCGTCCACCGTTTCGCACGTGACGTCCTGATCGCCGAACGTGCGTTCGATCGTCGTCGAACCGAGCGTCTCCGCGTCGCGTTCGACGCGGACCGTCAGTTCGTCGCACACGTCGCGTCCGGGCTCGTACGGGCCCGAACCCTCCTCGGGTGTCGCCCGCTGGACGAGTTCGGTCACGCCGCCCGTTATCTCGCCGTCCGTAGCTGTCGCGGACTCGAGGTCGAGCGTCTCGTTCGGCGTGTCGTAGGTCGCTTTCGACTCCCAACTGCGCTCGCTCCCGTCAGTCAGCGAGACCCGGATATCGACGCGCTCGACGGGAACGTCCGTGATCGTGAGGTCGACCGACTCGTCCACCGAAACCGTCGGTGGATGCTCGAACCCGACTCCCGTTCCGGCTGGCGCGCTCGCGTCTCCCTGCTCACTCGTCGCAGACGAGCGCTCGTCGCTTCCTGCTTCTCTAGTCATGCGTTACGGGGACAGTGTCCCACCGAGTGGGCATAAGTGTATTGAGAATTACATTTTGGTAAGCGATCTTCGAGAAGAGAGTTTTGGTTGTCTCTGTGAGACGATCGCCGAGGCAGCCGGTAATGATAGCTAGCTAACGACAGGTCAATGTGAGTCGGACGTAATGGTGGCGTATGGGCGGAGACGTGGATCCGGAGGCGGTCGCGAAGAACCTCTCTGCGCTGGCGAACCCGTTACGGATTCGAATACTGCTCGCACTCGCGGAGACGCGCCAGCCGAGTTGGGAGCACCGGGGACTGAGTTACAGCGAGCTCCGGTCGGCGGTGAACGTCGAGGACGGTGGCCGGTTCAACTATCACATCAACGAACTCCGCGACCAGTTCGTCCGGAGAGCGGACGGCGAGTACTGGTTGACCACTGCCGGTTCCTGCGTCGTCGACGAAATCTACGCCCGGACGTTCTCGGACGGTCACGAGGCGATCTCGGGACCGGTCGAGTGGAGGTGTCCGGCCGACGGGGAACGACTCGAAGCCACACTCGATGACGGCGTGATCACCGTGTCGTGTCCGGATCACGGTATCGTGTTCGACATGCTGCTCTCGTTCAATTCCCCCCGGGGCCGTGGCCTCGACGAACTGTTCGCGTGGGCCAACCGCCGGGCGCTGTGGTACCTCGAGTCCGTCTCCTGGGACGTCTGTCCCCACTGTGCGGGTCGCTTCGAAGAGGCGACTATCACCACCCACAGACCGGAGCCGGGGAGCCGCCTGGAGACGCTCAGGTGGGACAGCTCGACGATGGTGATGGTCGGGATGCGCTGTCGGCGGTGTGGCGTCTCGTTCCGGGTACCCGCGTTCCACTACGCGCTAACGCGAGCACCCACCATCGCGTTCCTGCACGACCACGGCATCGACTACCGGACGCTCGAACTGGAGTACGGCTCGACCTCGTGGGACTGCGAGTGCGAGAAACTCGACGACGGCGTGCACGTTCGGTTCGCGATCGACGACGAACGGCTCGAGATCGAACTCGACAGCGCGCTCGAGACTCGGACGTACCGACGCACGTCGCTGGCCGAGGAGCGCTGAGCGGTCGCAGCGGAGGCGATCAGTTCCGTCCGCCGACGCTCCTGTCCCGCCGGGTCGAGGTCCATGGTCGTCTCTGGTCCGCAGAGCGCGATCGGTGGCGACGAGGTTCGGCAACGCGAGCCGTCGCTCAGACCGGCCGCTGAGAGAGTTCGACCGCCGTCTCGGCCAGCACCGAGACGCCGATCTCGAGGCTCGTCTCGTCGATGTCGAACGTCGGCGTGTGGTGGTTCGTCGGGTGGTCCGTGCCGACGAGCACGTACGATGCGAGGCCGCCGTCGTCCTGAACATGGTCCATGAGGTAGGTGACGTCCTCGCTGACGCCGAACTCCGTCGACGGCACGACGCGCTCGACGCCGTCGACCTCGCGGGCGATCCCCGCGACGAGGTCCCGGAGGGCGGGATGGCTGTCCGCCCGCGGCGACTCGCTGATGACCCGCGGCGTGACGTCGCAGTCGTGCATCTCCGCCGCGGCGTAGCAGACCCGCTCGAGTTCCGTCCGCGTGTACTCCATCAGCGCGGTCGTCTCGCCGCGGACTTCGGCTTCGATGGTGACCTCCTCGGCGATGACGTTGCTCGCGGTGCCCCCTTCGATGTGGCCGACGTTCACGCGGGTCATCCCGTCGCTGTGCCGCGGGATGCCGTACGCGTTCTGGATCGCGGTTGCTGCCGCTTGCATGGCGTTTGCCCCCTCGTTCGGGGCCTTCCCCGCGTGGGCGCTCGCGCCCTCGAACGTCGCGGTCAGATGGGCCATCGCCAGCGGCTTCTCGATCCCGGCGACGATCTCGCCGGTCGGGTGGTCCAGCCCGATGTGGAGCGCCAGCAGGTAGTCAACGTCGTCGAGGTGGCCGCTCTCGGCCATCGCCTTTCCGCCGCCGGAGATCTCCTCGGCCGGCTGGAAGAAGACTTTCAGCGTGCCCTCGAACGCGCCGGTTTTGACCGCTTCGAGCGTGCCGAGCGCGATCGCGACGTGCGCGTCGTGACCGCAGGCGTGCATGTAGCCGTCGTGTTCGGAGCGGAACCCCTCCGCCGCCGGTCGGTGATCGCTCTCGTCGGACTCCCGCATCGAGATCGCGTCGAGATCGACGCGCAGCCCGATACAGGGCCCGCTTCCCTGCTCGAACGTCGCGACGACTCCCGTGTGGCCGCTGTCGGTCCGCTCGAGGATGTCCGAGCGAACCCCGGCGTCGCGAGCGCGCTCGAGCCACGGCTCGAGGTCGGCGTCGGACGGAACGGCCATCCGCTCGTCGGTCGCCAGCGCCTCGCGGCCGACGGCGATCTCGTCGACCCCGATCCGCTCGAGTTCCTCGACGACGCGCGCGGTCGTCCGAAACTCGCGCCAGCCCGGTTCGGGGTGGCGGTGAAACGCCCGGCGGAGGTCGCTCAGTCTGGTTCGCACGTCGTAGGACATTCTTGCCGGTTCCTACGCGCGCGAAATACTTAATCGTAGCCGATACTCGGATAGCGCTCGCGAATCCGCGAGCGAGACGGCCGCGGCGCTCGCCCGCTCAGCCCAGGTACGCGGTCGCGTCCAGTTCCACCCGGACGTCCTCGGGGAGCCGCGAGACCTCGACGCAGACTCGAGCCGGCAGCGTTTCGTCGAACCGCGCGCCGTAGGCCTCGTTGACCCGCTCGTAGTCCGCGAGGTCGGTCAGGTAGACGGTGACTTTGACGACGTCCGCGAGGGCGTCGCCGCCGGCCGCGTCGACGACCGCGGCGACGTTGTCGAGCGCGCGCCCGGTCTGGGTTTGGACGTCGCCGTCGACGACAGCGCCCGTCTCGGGATCGACGGGGCCGTAGCCGGAGACGTACAGCGTGTCGCCGGCGCGGACGCCCTGCGAGTAGGGATTGTCGTTGCTCGGTGCGTCGTCGGTTTCGATGGAATCGATATCGGACATGGAACCAGTGGTCTCGCCGCTCGCGTCTCAGGCGGTTCGTTTCGCTTCCGCGGTCACGTCCTCGATCGCTTCGAC
This window harbors:
- a CDS encoding acyl-CoA thioester hydrolase/BAAT C-terminal domain-containing protein, which produces MTREAGSDERSSATSEQGDASAPAGTGVGFEHPPTVSVDESVDLTITDVPVERVDIRVSLTDGSERSWESKATYDTPNETLDLESATATDGEITGGVTELVQRATPEEGSGPYEPGRDVCDELTVRVERDAETLGSTTIERTFGDQDVTCETVDGESFVGRIYDPPGSEPAPAVVVLHGSSGEPADGVAQLLASHGFVALAVQYFDWQGRRDSLPAELVEVPLESVENAVESVRERTGVRGPKVGLFGTSKGGELALLVGSRLESVGPVVSVNGSGVVWAGISRREFPPGPSWTADSDPVSYVPYTDDHSVWDVQPPMEMEPGYAQSFEDAADETIAEATIAVESIAGPVLLVSGGADRMWDSVRLHDLAAKRLDCHGCDYEHLVYPDAGHAITVPYLPTANRERTAQFVMGGSADGYAEADSDHWPRVVETFETLRT
- a CDS encoding Rid family detoxifying hydrolase yields the protein MSDIDSIETDDAPSNDNPYSQGVRAGDTLYVSGYGPVDPETGAVVDGDVQTQTGRALDNVAAVVDAAGGDALADVVKVTVYLTDLADYERVNEAYGARFDETLPARVCVEVSRLPEDVRVELDATAYLG
- a CDS encoding DUF7351 domain-containing protein, encoding MGGDVDPEAVAKNLSALANPLRIRILLALAETRQPSWEHRGLSYSELRSAVNVEDGGRFNYHINELRDQFVRRADGEYWLTTAGSCVVDEIYARTFSDGHEAISGPVEWRCPADGERLEATLDDGVITVSCPDHGIVFDMLLSFNSPRGRGLDELFAWANRRALWYLESVSWDVCPHCAGRFEEATITTHRPEPGSRLETLRWDSSTMVMVGMRCRRCGVSFRVPAFHYALTRAPTIAFLHDHGIDYRTLELEYGSTSWDCECEKLDDGVHVRFAIDDERLEIELDSALETRTYRRTSLAEER
- a CDS encoding amidohydrolase gives rise to the protein MSYDVRTRLSDLRRAFHRHPEPGWREFRTTARVVEELERIGVDEIAVGREALATDERMAVPSDADLEPWLERARDAGVRSDILERTDSGHTGVVATFEQGSGPCIGLRVDLDAISMRESDESDHRPAAEGFRSEHDGYMHACGHDAHVAIALGTLEAVKTGAFEGTLKVFFQPAEEISGGGKAMAESGHLDDVDYLLALHIGLDHPTGEIVAGIEKPLAMAHLTATFEGASAHAGKAPNEGANAMQAAATAIQNAYGIPRHSDGMTRVNVGHIEGGTASNVIAEEVTIEAEVRGETTALMEYTRTELERVCYAAAEMHDCDVTPRVISESPRADSHPALRDLVAGIAREVDGVERVVPSTEFGVSEDVTYLMDHVQDDGGLASYVLVGTDHPTNHHTPTFDIDETSLEIGVSVLAETAVELSQRPV